The following DNA comes from Henckelia pumila isolate YLH828 unplaced genomic scaffold, ASM3356847v2 CTG_461:::fragment_3, whole genome shotgun sequence.
GATGTAAGCTTTTCAATGAGATGGAAGAGAAAGGTGTCAGCCGTGACATTGTAACCTATTCTATTCTAATATATGGATTGTGCAGTGATGGAAAACGCGAAATCGCTAGAAATCTTTTGGGTGAACTTCCTTCCAAGGGTTTGAAGCCTAATGTTATAACTTACAACATAATTATTGGTTCTCTTTGTCAAGAAGGACTAGTACAGGAGGCAAAAGAAATTCTAATAGATATGGAAAAAGGCGGTTGTGTACCCAATGGTGGAACGTTCAATATTTTTGTCCGAGGTTTGCTAAAAAGTAAAGAACTTTTTAATGCCATACCACTCCTGGAAGAAATGGTGAAAAGAGGTTTCTCAGCTGATGCAACAACAATGTCGATGCTACTTCACAAGTTCGGAGAATGTCAAGATAATGTTCTGTTGGATCTGATAAAGAGACTTGTGCCAAAATATTGAATCGTACTTCTATGGAACCTGATCGTTCTTACTTTGAAAACGTAAGTTCTAAAGTTACTAGAATATGCAGTAGTAGTCAAGTCATGTTTATGCTTATTTTGGTTGATTTCAAATGGAGAGATCTCTCTTCAGTCAGTTGTTtgttatcaaaattttatgaataatcaaaagtttaaaaatttagcgTGAGCATGGTGTGGAGCCAATAATTGATCATTACGATTGTATGATTGATATTTATTCTCGAGCTGGTCTACTAAATGAAGCACTTGAATTGATACACACAATGCCTTTTGAACCTGATGTAATGAGTTGGAAAAGTTTCTTAGGAGGGTGCTCAATTCACTAAAATTTTGAGCTGGGTAAAGTTGCAGCTGATAAGCTCCTTCAATTGGATCCGAACGACAAAGCAGCTTATGTTCTCATGTTCAACTTGCATGCTTTGTGCGGTAGATGGGATAAAGCTGCAAGAGTAAGAAAGCTGATGGCTGAAAGAGATTTAAGAAAGGAAATTGGATGTGGCTGGATTATTGTCAAGGGTAAGTTACACCGATTTGTAGTGGGTGAGCAGCACCATCCTTGAACTAAGGAGATTTACTCAGAACTTGAGGAACTGAAATTTGCTGATTCTAGCAAAGAAAATGCAGTTTTAAGTGAAGATGATGTGTTAAATATTTTGGCGGAGCGCAAGGAACAGCTTCTAATCCACAGCGAGAGGCTTGCAATTGCATTCGGCCTCATTTCATTACCAGCTGATGCTCCTATCACAGTTTTCAAGAATCTCAGGGCTTGCAAAGATTGCCATGATTTGCAAAATATGCATCTTCCGTTGCAGGACGAACAATTGTTGTTAGAGATTCTAATCGATTCCACCACTTCAAATCCGGAGGACGTTCCTGTGGTGATTAGTGGTGAAATTTGTGATGATCCCGTGCTGTTATTTCAGTGAAATTAATTGTCCGTTGAATAGATTTTCCCAAAAGAGAGATCTCAGAAACCGGATTCGAAGTCCCCTGCATGCCTTAGCTCTAACACTCTGAATCAATCCAAAGCCTGATGAGTAGAATGAAGTCATTTCTTATCAAGATCGATTCATGTCTTCCCCAAAGGTGTACTGAAGTATTTCTTATCAGGACTCGAATCTTGTGTAAGTAAAAAAAGATAAtaaagattttttatttttatttttatttttgacacGAAACCTGCAATATTATTGAATACTAGAAATGTCAGATATTAACAAGTTTACCCtgcaatattatttttattttttttaaaagcctaATTATCGTTTTATTTAATCACCAGTGGTGGTGGTACATATGAGATATAATTTTGTCATGTTTataaatataacaataaaattCATTGTTATATCAAAATGCATGGAAATGTGGAAAGATGCTTACATTATTTATGTGAAAAAAAGAAGTAatgaaaaaaggaaaaaaaaaaaaatttgcaattaATTTACAGATTTTGAATTTGTGAGAACTTGATCGAGAAAAACTCTCCcctaaattgaaataaaattgctCTCTGTGGTCAAATTATTATCCACGTAACTTCGGGCCAATAATCGATGTGAAGGTTTAAGACGTAAATAAATtcccaaaaaatattaaaatctaatataTTCTACATTTTTTCtaaaacaaatttgaaaaaactCAATGACATTTATCCCaatcgtatggagttttattctttaaaaaattattttaaatgcgattaattttacacaggagttatttgttttttctttattttaaatGCCCATGTAATTTGCCTTCGTAACTTTGATTAGAAAGAAATTACCATTCAGCGGCGAGTTTGTTTGCAGATTATTTATGCGGTCGGCTGAAGAAATATGCGGCGAATTGATGCCATTTCTCTGATTCGGAGAGGAATTTTAGGTATATTCTCTTACAACAATCCTATTGCGACTAATCATCCCATTTCATATTTCTGTGTTAAATTTCAAACCGTAAGATCACTTGAAGAAAAAGGACCCATTTGGCCCAAACCCAGGTTTGATTTTAGTTCTATACGTGAGCTGGAAGATGCTGTGGAAATGTTCCAGGAGATGGTGAGAGTGAGACCGAAACCTTCTGTTCGTGTGTTCAGCAAGATATTGAGTGTGGTTGTGAAGATGAAACACTATTATGCAGCCCACCTGATGTTCGATCAAATTCGTCAATGTGTTGTTATTGATGAATACACGATGAGTGTCGCTATTAATTGCTACTGCCTGCTGAATCGAGTAGATCTTGGGCTCTCAATATTGGGTAACTACTTCAAGATTGGTCATGAACCAGGCGTAATCACCTATAACACTCTCATCAAAGGGCTTTTTTTAGCAGATAAGACTTTTGATGCAGTTCAGGTTTTTAAAAAGTTATTCAGAGAGAAACTATGTGAGCCAGATGAAGTCACGTTTCTAGCTGTAATTAACGGCTTGTGCAAAGCTGGGTACACTCTCATGGCCCGTGATTTGCTTGGCGAATTAGAGAAGGGAAGCTGCAAACCTAATGTTCATTCGTATAGCACAATAATGGATAGTCTATGCAAAGATGATATGGTAGATGATGCTCTCCAATTGTTATGCCAGATGATAGAGAAAGATGTTTACCCGAATGTCGTTACTTATACTTCAGTGATTCACGGATTATGTAAATTTGGTCGATGGAAAGAAGTGGGAGACcttttaaataaaatgcaaaacCTTGGAGTTCATCCAAATTTGGTGACTTTCAATATATTGGTGGATTCTTTTTGCAAGGATGGGAAGGTTCATGATGCTGATGATCTGTTGAAAATCATGAAGCAAAGAAATATTCCTGCCGACATTGTCACATACAGTGCCTTGATAGATGGATATTGTTTGCGAGGAGAAATGGATAGAGCACAAAAGTTATTTGATTCATTAGCAAATATAGGCCTTAAGCCATGTATTATTAGTTACACTAGTATGATCAGTGGATACTTTAGGAAAGGAAAGGTGGATGCAGCTTGTAAACTATTTCGTGAAATTTCACGTAGAGGGTTGGAGCCCGATACAATGACCTACAATTCCATGTTAAATGGATTATTTCGTGCAGGTAGATCTAACGCTGGCTGGAAGCTTTTCAACGTGATGGAAGCTCGGAAAGTGTTTTGTGATATTTGTACTTGCAATATTTTGTTGGATAGGTTGTGTAGGACTAAACAATTTACCCAAGCATTTTCATATTTACAAGTTATGGAAGAGAAAGGTGTCAGCCCTAACATTGTTACCTATTCTATTCTACTATATGGATTGTGCGGTGATGGAAAACGCGAAATGGCTAGAAATCTTTTGGGTGAACTTCCTTCCAAAGGTTTGAAGCCTAATGTTATAACTTACAACATCCTTATTGGTTCTCTTTGTCGAGAAGGACTTGTACAGGAGGCAAAAGAAATGCTAATAGATATGGAAAAAGGCGGTTGTTTACCCGATGGTGCAACGTTCAATATTTTTGTCCAAGGTTTGCTGAAAAGTAAAGAACAGTATAATGCAATACCACTCCTGGAAGAAATGGTGAAAAGAGGTTTCTCAGCTGATGCaacaacaacgtcgatgctacTTCACAAGTTGGGAGAATGTCAAGATAATGTTCTGCTGGATCTGATAAAGAGACTTGTGCCAAAATATTGAATCGTACTTCTATGGAACCTGATCGTTCCTACTTTGAAAACTCAATAGATAATAAATGATAATCTTCCATGCCGAGttgataaactttaaatcttgataaataataataataatagtaatcaaGTGAAGTGTAGTCAGGTACGCCTCTTGTggatttttatgtcaaatgcggagataaataataataataatagtaatcaaGTGAAGTGTGCTCTGCTTTAGCAGACTTGACTTATGGCAGTAGAAGCTATTGACTCCTGAAACTAATCAGATAAAGCGATTTATCTAATTATTTACCATAAAATTtgtcatattatatttttatattactttttattctttaagaattttaatcatttgattaaaaaaaattgatcattcttcttttgtgtgtttttttttaaaaaaaattttcgtttgttatattatttaggGTAGGCGAAATATTAGTTCagttctatattttttttaccatttttttggttcgattttaaatattttgatatttttagggaaaaattgcaaatttagttctgtatgtttgtcaatttgcgattttggtcctctatgttttcatattccagttttagtcctgcatgttctgatttttggcaatttcggtcatttttattcgaaaatgcttacgtggcattgtacacgtcagctccacatcagcactgaattggtgccacattagcgccacgtcgaaaaaaggactaaaattgccaaaaaaataaagatagcggactaaaactgaaatctgaaaatataaatgactgaaatcgcaaaatgacaaacatacattaccaaaaaaacaattttctctATTTTTAGTTTAGTTCTAAAACATTTCAGAAATTAGCCCGAGTTGATCCTGCCGTTAATTTAATGGTAAAAATTAACAGAGAAAAGAGATTCAGTCCCAAATGATGGACTCCTTTCTCGGTTTGGTCTCAAATATTTCAGAGTTTTCAATTtaatcctaaatatttataaattttgatcGAGTTGGTCCTTTCATTAATTTTAATCGAGTTGGCCTCAAGATAACTCAATTAAATATGAATAAATTTTTCAACATCAATTGTTGCAtacctttatttaattttttacttttttttccaTAAAATGGAAATTGTAAAAAATCCATAATTGGGAAAATTAAAACCttaattctaaaaaaatttaatggcgAGAAAAAGTGTTGGGTTTTGGAATATAAGCAAtcctgattttgatgataataaaatttgttattgtgtttctaacatatttactctagTGTGAAGTTGCTAAACTAAACATGGAAGCCAAAACTCAAAGTTAGCAAAATTGAATCTCTGGCGAGTTCTgctattttgatgatatctcatGGATCAGAGATTCAAATTATTATCCTCTAAGACGACTGCATAGAAAACTCAATTTGGAACATATTGTATTTCACGTCAGTTGAGAAAAAACGGATGTTATCTTGGCCAAACTAACGTCGCAATACCAAACTGAATCACATCAGTTTAGCAGAAAACACACCATCAGTTTACCACAAGCAgtttttgtattttgggcatATCTTGCAGCTCGATTATTCGAATGGAGCGATTCACCATGCGTTGGAAAGATAAgacaatgatctacaaatcatattcacTAGTCAAAGACTGAATCGGATCTTAAGAAGATGATAAACTGTGTCAAAGCCACTGGTTTGGAACAGAAATTCTGCAGAGCAGAATTTCTGGCATAGTTTAGACTCTcgttgtagtagcccgatttccattttacaagattaagtgattttaaacatgttaaaaaatgacatataattttaaatgtgtcaaaacatatttaaggagtcattatttaattaaaataagggaaaaatcagatccggaacatccaaaaatggtagggtaggtctcGGGGGTCCAAAAACAGTAAAGAAATGGGTGTTCACTTCGGAGCCACCGTTGTGCAGATCGGAGCTGCTGATACGAACGAAAGTTCCGATGGAgaacgaagcttccgatctgctgtCTGAAGACGTGGCGATGAGGATTGTACACGTAGCCACATGCaacacatcggagcttccgttggcACATCGGAGCTTGCGATCTCAACCAGTTGCAACGTGGATTCCATGCacagaacggagcttccgttggcactatcggagcttccgattgtgctctataaataggggttccga
Coding sequences within:
- the LOC140871606 gene encoding uncharacterized protein isoform X1, encoding MRRIDAISLIRRGILGIFSYNNPIATNHPISYFCVKFQTVRSLEEKGPIWPKPRFDFSSIRELEDAVEMFQEMVRVRPKPSVRVFSKILSVVVKMKHYYAAHLMFDQIRQCVVIDEYTMSVAINCYCLLNRVDLGLSILGNYFKIGHEPGVITYNTLIKGLFLADKTFDAVQVFKKLFREKLCEPDEVTFLAVINGLCKAGYTLMARDLLGELEKGSCKPNVHSYSTIMDSLCKDDMVDDALQLLCQMIEKDVYPNVVTYTSVIHGLCKFGRWKEVGDLLNKMQNLGVHPNLVTFNILVDSFCKDGKVHDADDLLKIMKQRNIPADIVTYSALIDGYCLRGEMDRAQKLFDSLANIGLKPCIISYTSMISGYFRKGKVDAACKLFREISRRGLEPDTMTYNSMLNGLFRAGRSNAGWKLFNVMEARKVFCDICTCNILLDRLCRTKQFTQAFSYLQVMEEKGVSPNIVTYSILLYGLCGDGKREMARNLLGELPSKGLKPNVITYNILIGSLCREGLVQEAKEMLIDMEKGGCLPDGATFNIFVQGLLKSKEQYNAIPLLEEMVKRGFSADATTTSMLLHKLGECQDNVLLDLIKRLVPKY
- the LOC140871606 gene encoding uncharacterized protein isoform X2; the encoded protein is MFQEMVRVRPKPSVRVFSKILSVVVKMKHYYAAHLMFDQIRQCVVIDEYTMSVAINCYCLLNRVDLGLSILGNYFKIGHEPGVITYNTLIKGLFLADKTFDAVQVFKKLFREKLCEPDEVTFLAVINGLCKAGYTLMARDLLGELEKGSCKPNVHSYSTIMDSLCKDDMVDDALQLLCQMIEKDVYPNVVTYTSVIHGLCKFGRWKEVGDLLNKMQNLGVHPNLVTFNILVDSFCKDGKVHDADDLLKIMKQRNIPADIVTYSALIDGYCLRGEMDRAQKLFDSLANIGLKPCIISYTSMISGYFRKGKVDAACKLFREISRRGLEPDTMTYNSMLNGLFRAGRSNAGWKLFNVMEARKVFCDICTCNILLDRLCRTKQFTQAFSYLQVMEEKGVSPNIVTYSILLYGLCGDGKREMARNLLGELPSKGLKPNVITYNILIGSLCREGLVQEAKEMLIDMEKGGCLPDGATFNIFVQGLLKSKEQYNAIPLLEEMVKRGFSADATTTSMLLHKLGECQDNVLLDLIKRLVPKY